In Ovis aries strain OAR_USU_Benz2616 breed Rambouillet chromosome 14, ARS-UI_Ramb_v3.0, whole genome shotgun sequence, a single genomic region encodes these proteins:
- the PAFAH1B3 gene encoding platelet-activating factor acetylhydrolase IB subunit alpha1 isoform X1: MLDGLACPHAPPVPGCASRRRRGPSERPEQEAPDEPTARPPWGKRRSRGAKMSGDENPASKPTPVQDVQGDGRWMSLHHRFVADSKDKEPEVVFIGDSLVQLMHQCEIWRELFSPLHALNFGIGGDSTQHVLWRLENGELEHIRPKIVVVWVGTNNHGHTAEQVTGGIKAIVQLVNERQPQARVVVLGLLPRGQHPNPLREKNRRVNELVRAALAGHPRAHFLDADPGFVHSDGTISHHDMYDYLHLSRLGYTPVCRALHSLLLRLLTQDQGQGGIPLPEPSP; the protein is encoded by the exons ATGCTGGATGGTCTCGCCTGCCCCCACGCCCCCCCGGTGCCTGGGTGCGCCAGCCGCCGCCGCCGTGGTCCGAGTGAGCGGCCGGAGCAGGAAGCGCCGGACGAGCCCACTGCGCGGCCGCCGTGGGGGAAGCGAAG GAGCAGGGGCGCCAAGATGAGTGGAGACGAGAACCCAGCCAGCAAGCCCACGCCGGTGCAGGACGTGCAGGGCGACGGGCGCTGGATGTCCCTG CACCATCGGTTCGTAGCAGACAGCAAAGATAAGGAACCCGAAGTCGTCTTCATCGGTGATTCCTTGGTCCAGCTGATGCACCAGTGCGAG ATCTGGCGGGAGCTCTTTTCCCCTCTGCACGCACTTAACTTTGGCATTGGTGGTGACAGCACACAGCATGTGCTGTGGCGTCTAGAGAATGGGGAGCTGGAACACATCCGGCCCAAG ATTGTGGTGGTCTGGGTCGGTACCAACAACCACGGGCACACCGCAGAGCAGGTGACTGGGGGCATCAAGGCCATAGTGCAGCTGGTGAACGAGCGGCAGCCCCAGGCGCGAGTCGTGGTGCTG GGCCTGCTTCCTCGGGGCCAGCACCCCAACCCACTTCGAGAGAAAAACCGACGGGTGAATGAGCTGGTACGGGCAGCACTGGCTGGCCACCCTCGGGCCCACTTCCTGGACGCAGACCCTGGCTTTGTGCACTCAGATGGTACCATCAGCCACCACGACATGTACGATTACCTGCACCTGAGCCGTCTGGGGTACACACCTGTCTGCCGGGCCCTACACTCCTTGCTTCTGCGTCTGCTAACCCAAGACCAGGGACAGGGTGGTATCCCGCTGCCGGAACCCAGCCCCTAA
- the PAFAH1B3 gene encoding platelet-activating factor acetylhydrolase IB subunit alpha1 isoform X2, with protein MSGDENPASKPTPVQDVQGDGRWMSLHHRFVADSKDKEPEVVFIGDSLVQLMHQCEIWRELFSPLHALNFGIGGDSTQHVLWRLENGELEHIRPKIVVVWVGTNNHGHTAEQVTGGIKAIVQLVNERQPQARVVVLGLLPRGQHPNPLREKNRRVNELVRAALAGHPRAHFLDADPGFVHSDGTISHHDMYDYLHLSRLGYTPVCRALHSLLLRLLTQDQGQGGIPLPEPSP; from the exons ATGAGTGGAGACGAGAACCCAGCCAGCAAGCCCACGCCGGTGCAGGACGTGCAGGGCGACGGGCGCTGGATGTCCCTG CACCATCGGTTCGTAGCAGACAGCAAAGATAAGGAACCCGAAGTCGTCTTCATCGGTGATTCCTTGGTCCAGCTGATGCACCAGTGCGAG ATCTGGCGGGAGCTCTTTTCCCCTCTGCACGCACTTAACTTTGGCATTGGTGGTGACAGCACACAGCATGTGCTGTGGCGTCTAGAGAATGGGGAGCTGGAACACATCCGGCCCAAG ATTGTGGTGGTCTGGGTCGGTACCAACAACCACGGGCACACCGCAGAGCAGGTGACTGGGGGCATCAAGGCCATAGTGCAGCTGGTGAACGAGCGGCAGCCCCAGGCGCGAGTCGTGGTGCTG GGCCTGCTTCCTCGGGGCCAGCACCCCAACCCACTTCGAGAGAAAAACCGACGGGTGAATGAGCTGGTACGGGCAGCACTGGCTGGCCACCCTCGGGCCCACTTCCTGGACGCAGACCCTGGCTTTGTGCACTCAGATGGTACCATCAGCCACCACGACATGTACGATTACCTGCACCTGAGCCGTCTGGGGTACACACCTGTCTGCCGGGCCCTACACTCCTTGCTTCTGCGTCTGCTAACCCAAGACCAGGGACAGGGTGGTATCCCGCTGCCGGAACCCAGCCCCTAA